DNA sequence from the Gopherus evgoodei ecotype Sinaloan lineage chromosome 3, rGopEvg1_v1.p, whole genome shotgun sequence genome:
gccctggACAAGATGCCACACCCAATGcaagcagctctggggctgcaggatgCCATGGGAGTGTCAGGGCAGCTGCAAGACACACCTGGGTCCCCGACCCACCAGGACCTCAGCGTCGGCCCCATGGAGCAGTCGAGCTTTATAGCCACTTCCAAGGGCAGTGGGTGGCGCTGCGGCCTGTGAGGAACCCTGAGcccaggccagccaggggctCAGGTCAGCAGCCTTGGGACGCCCAGTGCCTGCCAGCGCCcccagaacccagccctgggctcaccccCAGGGGCCCGACCCCACAGGTGTCCAAAGGTGGCTctgtgtcatggagtccccaggcgacgctctggaactgctccccaccaagccagtcaggactttgggagcctcctctcccttggagcagacttgttcagggcaagaagctcacacagcttcacctcctgggtctctccttggagcattcagcatcctctgcccctccgtgcgcttcccacagcgagtccaccccagcggggtcctggggaagccacaaggccctgcaccccaactccacagtcagatgtgactcagccagccgggaaaacagaaagtttattagTTGACAGAACACAGCATCGGGCAGAACTGCTTAGCGCAGACATCAGTGACTTtaagccaagtccatcttgggggaaggggagcccagagccagagctctggcctccccctgcaccccaagacggctgcctggcccctgcccctgctcctgcccgttgctcctcctccagcctttttCTCACTTTCCGGGCCAGAGTCACCTGGCCACATACCCTCCTGGACCTCTGCAAAAGTCACAccccttattcccaccacctagacaTCGGTGCAATACACAGGCCTCCACTCCTCTGTTCCTGTGTCCCCGCAGCACCCCCTTTCCTCTGTCCCCATATGGCTCAGTGCCGCCTGCTGCCCtgtccctgtcctgcccctggtCCCTCTGCTCCTCTGTCCTcgtgccccccagctcctctatCCCCTGTTGTGCCCCAGGTCCCCCCACCTACTCTGCACCcattcccccagctccctccctccaagcctcCGTCCCTGTGTCCCCCCAGTGCCCCTGTTCCTCTGTCCCCGTATGACTCAGTGCAACCTGCTCCTCTGTTCCCGTGCTGCCTCTGCTCCCTCCATGCCTCTGTCCCTGTGTCCCCCCAGAACTACTGCTCCTCCCTTCCCATGCCCCTCAGTgtcccccatctccctccacctactctgtgcctctgtcctcattcccccagctcccccactcctctgTCCCTGTTCCCCCCAGCGCCAACCACTCCTCTgtccccatgctgcccagtgcCGCCCGCTTCTCTGTTCCTGTGCTGCCTCTGGTCCCTCCATGCCTCTGTTCCTGTGTCCCCCCGGTACCTCCCAGAATCACCGCTCCTCCTTCCCATGCCCCCCAGAACTACTGCTCCTCCCTTCCCATGCCCCCCCAGTGTCCCCCATGTCCCCCCACCTACTCTGCGCCTCTGTCCCCATtcttccagctccccctccctgtccctgtgtccccccagtgcccccgctCCTTTGTCCCCGTAGGGCCCAGTGCCACCCGCTTCTCTGTCCTCCTCAGCTCCCTCGTTCCTCTgtccccatgctgcccagtgcCGCCCGCttctctgtccctgtccccccacctcccctgctcctccatcCCTGTGTCCCCCCAgtgctccccagctcccccattcCTCTGTCCCCATGATGTCTCTGGTCCCTCCTTGCCTCTGTCCCTGTGTCCCCCCCAGTGCCGCCCGCTTCTCTGTTCCTGTGCTGCCTCTGGTCCCTCCATGCCTCTGTTCCTGTGTCCCCCCGGTACCCCCCAGAATCACCTCTCCTCCTTCCCATGCCCCCCAGAACTACTGCTCCTCCCTTCCCAtgccccccagtgtcccccaTGTCCCCCCACCTACTCTGCGCCTCTGTCCCCAttctcccagctccccctccctgtccctgtgtccccccagtgcccccgctCCTTTGTCCCCGTAGGGCCCAGTGCCGCCCGCTTCTCTGTCCTCCTCAGCTCCCTCGTTCCTCTgtccccatgctgcccagtgcCGCCCGCttctctgtccctgtccccccacctcccctgctcctccatcCCTGTGTCCCCCCAgtgctccccagctcccccattcCTCTGTCCCCATGATGTCTCTGGTCCCTCCTTGCCTCTGTCCCTGTGtccccccccagtgccacccGCTTCTCTCTCCacatccccccacctcccctgcccctctgTCCCCATGCTGCCTCTGGTCCCTCCATGCCTCTGTTCCTGTCCCCCCTCAGTGCCCACCAGAAtcactgcttctcccttcccATGACCCCCGTGTCCCCCGTGTCCCCCCACTTACTTTGTGCCTATGTCCCCAttcccccagctcaccccttcctgtccctgtatcccctgtgatgcagtagggactgtctgtgtgggggtgagagccgggggtgtctttaggtgagggacaggacctaggcctgtaacctgagccaggtggggggagggggtcagcaccttggcccgggaagctggacaaaggaaggggccggctggagggagttagttcagtttcggttttgggctgggtggttggaattcagggaatcccaagctttgaactaagcttcctgaacccccagaaggaccagattgaggggtcctgactgtgcctgcaagctctgctgtaacctgcattcctgttgtccaataaaccttctgttttactgactggctgagagtcactgtgggtcccaggaagaggggtgcagggccggactcccccatgCTCCGTGACAattggtggcagaagtgggataTACGGCACCCcgtggatggcgcttcctgcagtaagtgactggggagcagtaaaatgaagaGACGATtttaggggtgattaacccctgggagtgtgtgcccagcgagaaggactttgcagtaacagggtcccccgggggattgcagcgagcggtcccaggggcaaggagtctgcagctcgaccctggcagagaggtggtgacctcacgaagggctggtgcactaggggtccccctggaaaccgtggggagcggcgagcaccccggcctgtgagtggccagcaggaagatgtatgccaagcggcgcaagtgtgacctggtggagctgtgcaagcagagggggctgcacccagggaggctcaccaaggaccagctgattgcccagctggagcagggagaccgcatgaatgaacggagccctgtctctgagggaagcagccgggcagatgcagcgcaggcaccagtgtctgtccccgctgggagtggtcagccggcggacgagggcttcccgagacccccccttcctaggcctaggggaagggcggggaggagcccagcagctaccgagggcaccgtgaccccccctggccagcaggggatcctcccagcgaagcccaccccccagcaggggatcctccccgCAGCGCTCAGCATCCgtggagcagaagcagctggaatgggagagagagctaaaactgagagagctggaggatcatgaaagacagagagaacatgaggaGAGACAGGGAACATGAAGAACGACAGCATcatcatgagctggaactggcgaGGCTGAGGGGTAGCGGGGCCCCTGGCTGCGGTaagtgagggggggcccaggactgcgcggagctttgagaagtgcatcctggcccagcgtaaggagggggaggacatggatgactcCTGGATGCCTTGGagacggcctgcgagctgcaccaggtagatcTTGCGGACAGGCtccgggttctcacccccttactggaccccaaggccatggcattgtaccgccagctgggagaggaggagaaagggaactacgaactattcaagcaggccctgctgcgcgagtttgggctgactcctgagatgtaccgggagaGGTTCCGGAGTCAGGATAAAACCCCTGGGGTCTCATATCTGCAGCTAGCCGTCTGCATAGAGGGatacgccagcaagtgggcagatggggcccagacgaagggggacctggttaaactgctggtactggagcaactgtatgagtgATGCCCatctgacctgaggctgtggttgagggaccaaaagccagagaacccgcgaCACGCAGGGCGGCTGGACGATTAGTTTGTGAAGAGCCAgtcggggggtggcagggaggagtcccaaaggaacaggcccaccgcgatgcagagagagagtcatcctgggacctcccaaaggagGAATAGGGAGAACCCTCTCCCAAGGGGAATGCCCAGCATCAGGGACAACCGACCGGTTCGAGGGGACCAacgggacatgagctgctatcaatgtggccagaggggccacatacggtcccagtgccccaggctcaaggacagactgagcagaccgaCCCCACACCAGGTTAACTTGGTAGAAACCCAGCTGGGCGAGAGGCAGCGTtcgcaggaaaggggggctggtcGCGTACCACGtgcgaaggagggaggagggccccaggtcagctTCTCTAGGGGGCTGGATGGTCCAGGCTTTGAGTTTtgggtttacagggtgggcgcggggctgtccctccggaaagagtgccttgttcccctggaggtagatgggaggaaggtcactgggtactgggacatgggcgcagaggtgacactggcccggcccgaggtggtggcctcagattggatggtgcccgacacctacctgaccctgatgggcgtgggcgggaccccattcaaggggCCTGTGGCAAGGggacacctgaagtggggggccaaggaaggccccaaggacgtgggggtaCGGCCACATTTGTGCAtggaggtgttaatgggggggaCCTGGAGGTCTGGACAAGCAATGCCCGGGGTGCCCTGGTCATGACCCGTAGTCAAAGTCAGCGCAGGGCAACTGCAACCCTGACAACGGAGAAGGTACTCTGCCCGAGGCACAGGACCCTAACCTGATGGGGAGGGGATGCCCAGGGAcatggctcagagaggctgcggcctcagacatAGACgacgagagagagcaggtccccatccctgtcccagctgctgagttccaggccaagttgcagaaagatccctccttgcggaggcCAAGGGACCCGGCCGACCTTAGTGCGGTAAAgactatgaggagaggttgcaaggagaggttcctgtgggagaaggggttcctgtaccgagaatgggctccccccgGGGAAGTAGAGGCATGGGgcatcaggaggcagctggtgattCCCCAGAAGTGtcaccacaagctgctgtacctggtcCATGACATCCcgctcgcagggcaccagggaatccggcgcaccaggcagaggctgctacagaacttttactggcctggggtctttacccatgtccgacagtattgccaatcctgtgacccctgcccaAGGGTGGGGAAGGcgcgggacaaggggaaagcggctttgaggcctttacccatcatagaagaacctttccagaaggtggccatggacatagtgggacctctcagcaaggccacttggtcagggaagaaatacatcctggtggtggtagatttcaccactcgctaccccgaggtggtggccttgtcctctatcgaagcagacactgtggcagatgcgctgctgacaattttcagccgggttgGGTTCttcaaggaagtcttaacggaccaggagTCCAACTCCTTGGCGACCCTGCcccagtgcttgtgggagaaatgtggggtccagcacaactgggcctcagcgtatcacccccagtcgaacgggctggtggaaaggttcaacggacgctaaagatgatgctaaaaatatttatgaaccagcacccgcaggatcgggacaagtacttacctcacttgctgtccgtgtacagggaggtaccccaggaatctaccgggttttcacctttcgaactgttgtatggaaggcgggtgagggggcccctagacctgatgagggacgaatgggaggggaaggccgctcccgagggagagtcagtggtggagtatgtcctgaccttccgggaaagacttgccAAGCTCATggccctggccagggagaatctggccgagcccagaggaagcagaaggtctggtatgaccgcacgtcACGGGCCTGCACCTTCGACACCGGGGatcaagtgatggttctcatccccgtgaggagaaacaaactccaggccgcctgggaagggcccttcaaggttatcaagcaactaaatgaggtaaactatgtggtggagctgtcgaaccGGGCACACCACcaccgggtgtaccatgtgaatatgatgaagccatactatgacagggggaatgtggtgttggccgtgtgtggacattgggaggagcagggagatgagcctttagtggatctattcccggGGACAAAAGCTGATTCCCCACTGGAGGCAATTcctctctctgatcagctgaccctggcccagcacgctgagatcagaggggtgctgcatctgtaccgacagctgttttccaaccagcctggacgcactaatttgactgtccaccgggtggaaacagggtcacatccccctataagatgctccccttttcagaTCACCGGGAAAAGTGCCCAGGACCTacaaagagaggtcagggacatgctggctttgggggtgatccagccatcttccagcccttgggcctcgccagtggtgctggtccccaaaaaggatgggtcaatccagttctgtgtggactatcgaaagctcaatgctgTCACCGTATGCGATGCctgccccatgcccaggcctgacgagctcctagacaagctgggaggcgcTCAgcacctcaccaccatggatcttacaaagggctactggcaagtgccgctggacgcagatgccaggctgaaatcggcctttatcacccctctgggactctatgagtttctgaccctgcccctcggcctcaagggagcgccggccaccttccagcgcctggtggatcagctactgagggggatggagagttttgccatggcgtatattgacgacatctgcgtcttcagccagacctgggaggaccacatgtcccaggttaaacaagtcctggactgactccgggaggctgggttaaccgtaaaggctgagaagtgcaaggtggggatggctgaagtatcttacctgggccatcgggtggggagcggctgcctgaagccggaaccagccaaggtggaggtgatcagagactggcctgctccccaaaccaaaaagcaggtccaggcctttattgggatggcggggtactatcgaaggttcgtgccccactttagtgccatagccggccccatcactgaactgtgcgaaaaggggaagccagacaaggtgatctggactgagcagtgccaggaggctctccgggcgctgaaggaggctctggttagtggcccagttctggcaaacccagattttgacaaaccctttatggtgttcactgatgcctcagacacgggactgggggcggtgttaatgcaggaggatgataAGGGGGAGAGActcccatcgtgtacctgagtaagaagttactaccccgggagcagagctacgcggccatcgagaaggaatgcctggccatggtgtgggcccttaagaagctagagccatatctctttgggcgacacttcaccgtgtacaccgaccactctcccctgacctggctgcaccagatgaaaggagccaacgccaagctcctgaggtgggagcctgctcctgcaggactatgacatggacgtggtccatgtgaagggaagtgccaacctgacagcggatgcgttgtcccggagagggggccctgaacttccccaggtcactgggcagagtgaccccgctcagttcagtctcgaaggggggagagatgtgatggagtacgggctgtctgtgtgggggatgggagagccggggatgtctttacgggagggacaggatctttaagcctgtaacctgagccaggtaggggggagggggttagcaccttggcccgggaagctggacaaaggaaggggccggctggagggggggcagttcagtttcagttttgggctgggtggttggaattcagggaatccctagCTGGGGACTAAGTTTCCTGAACCcacagaaggacttgattgaggggtcctggctgtgcccgcaagctctgctgtaacctgcattcctactgtccaataaaccttctgttctactggctggctgagagtcactgtgagtcccaggaagaggggtgcagagccGGACTCCCTCACACTCCGTGACATCCCCCCATTGCCTCCCACTCCTCTGttcctgtgctgcccagtgcctcctgctcctCTGTCCTCATGCTGCCTCTGGTCCCTCCATGCCTCTGTCCCTGTgtctccccagtgccccccagaaTCACCACTCCTCCTTCCCATGCCCCCCTGtgtcccccatctccccccacctactctgtgcctctgtcctcattcccccagctcccccctccctgtccctgtgtccccccagctcctccgctCCTCTGTCCCTGTGTCCCCCCAGCGCTCCCGTTCTTCTGTCCCCATagggcccagtgccccccactcctctgTCCCCGTAGGGCCCAGTGCCGCCCATTCCTCTATCCTCATGCTGCCTCTGGTCCCTCCACGCCTCTGTCCCGATGCTGCCCAGTGCCACCCGCTCTTCTGTCCctatccccccacctcccccgctCCTCTGTCCCTGTGTCCCCCCAGCGCTCCCCAGCTCCCCTGTTCCTCTGTCCCCATGATGTCTCTGGTCCCTCCACACCTCTGTCTCCGGGCTGCCCAGTGCcaccttctcctctgtccctgtgcTGCAAACCCTGTGCCCCCCAGATCCACCATTCCTCCATTCCCAtgccccccagtgtcccccaTGCTGCAAACCCTGTGCTACCCAGCAAGACCTGGGCCCTACAAGCTGCTTCCCCCAATGCAGGGAACTGGACCCACTCCTCGTGTCTGCAGCCAAGCAAACCCGTCCAGCACTAGGCCCGTGCAGAGCTGCTGGGTGCCCAGGGAATCTGCAGGTGCCTTCATTGTGCAGAGGGGCTGGTCTGCTGCAGCCCACGCAGGCTCTTACCTGGCTCTGCCCCGCAAGGCCACGGCAGGTTGCCGGGTCTGGGTTGTCTTGGGCCCCAGCAGCACCATATGGCCCCCCTGGGCACCGTGTCACAAagggccaggccctgccctgtctcccacCCACCCGGGCGCCCCAGTCCCTGGCATTCTGGTGGCTGGGCCCCTGTGGAGAGCAGGGAAACACCCAAacaaagccctgcccccccttGGGGGAAAGGAAGCAGGGGCTGGGGCGAGCCCCATGGGCATCCACTGCCCTCCCCTGGGCTCTGAGCAGGCACCACCAAGCCCCCAACTACAGGATCTGCCACCATGGGCATGCAGGGGCCTTGAGATGGGCAGCACGAAACACCAGAGTCAATAGTGACTTTGCAATGGGAGGGGGCTGCCAACGCCTCCCCCATCACCTGTCCCAtcggggtccttccgctcccctACCCCATGCACCTGGCCCATCAGGTCCTGCCCCTccgctgcccccagcccatcggggtcctgcccctcccctgcccctggcccatcggggtccttcccctcccctgccccatgcccctggCCCATAGgaatctccccctgcccccacctgcaggTGCAACCAGAAGGGGCAGGTGGACTGAAGTCGGGGCTCagcaccctgctctgccctgtgcACAGGGGGGCGCCTCACACCTGACCTCCCAGCCCCCCGTGGGGCAGGCCAATGTTCCGGGGCCTCGGTGCCCGCTCCCAGCCCCGCTGGGTGTTGGAAGCAGTGCCCCTCCCCACTTTGTCCTCCCTAGGCAGCAGCTCAGCATCAGGCACATGCACCAGGGGGTCCTCAGGCCCCAGCTCCCCCAGACAGGCGGGCCCCCGGAACTGATCCTGGGCCGAGGGGTGAGGTCCGGAGCCATGGGGCTGGAGCCCCTCAGAGCTATTGGCCCACCTCCACCAGCTCCCTCTCGGGGTCTGCCCCCttgggcttcccccccccccgctcagactccccttccccctcatcgGGCGCGGGTCGGGGGCTGGTGTCGGCGGGTCCAGGCTAACGACCTGCCCAGtgggggcccggcccggccgctcCTTGGGACCCCAGGCAGCTCCGCTGCGGGGCTCCCGGCCAGCTCGCTTCCTCGGGTCCGGGGTGCACACAGGGCCCCGACCCCCCGCCCCGCGGCCCCACTCCAGTCCCGGGCAGCGCTGCCCCAgcagagctcagccctgcccagatCCCCGCGTCCCCGCATGGCCCCTGGCGGTCCCCGCCCTGCGGCTCCAGCCCCCAGGCGGCCTGCCCCCCGCACCGACCCTGCCCCAGGGAGAGCCCCGCACAGCCCCGCACCCCGGAGAGCCCCGCACCCCGGAGAGCCCCGCACAGACCTGCACCGACCCTGCCCCCGGgaaagccccacacagccccgCACCCCGGAGAGCCCCGCACCCCGGAGAGCCCCGCACAGACCTGCACCGACCCTGCCCCCGGGAAAGCCCCGCACAGCCCCGCACCCCGGAGAGCCCCGCACCCCGGAGAGCCCCGCACAGACCTGCACCGACCCTGCCCCCGGAGAGCCCCGCACAGCCCCGCACCCCGGAGAGCCCCGCACAGACCCGCACCGACCCTGCCCCCGGGAAAGCCCCGCACAGACCAGCACCCCAGAGAGCTCCGCACAGACCTGCACCGACCCTGCCCCCGGGAAAGCCCCGCACAGCCGCGCACCCCGGAGAGCCCCGCACCCGACCCTGCCCCAGGGAGAGCCCCGCACAGCCCCGCACCCCGGAGAGCCCCGCACAGCCGCGCACCGACCCTGCTCCCGGGAAAGCCCCGCACAGCCGCGCACCCCGGAGAGCCCCGCACAGCCGCGCACCGACCCTGCTCCCGGCAGAGCCCCGCACCCCCGCCCAGCACAGATGTGCAGACGCCGGGGCTTTTCCCAAGACATTTTATTAGAAAATCGCAGCGGCCGAGCCGCGCCTCCACTGCGCCCTGGCGCTGGGCGCTGCGGGCCCGGGCTCTCTGCGCGCTTCCCGGAGGCCCGGCCCGGCGGCCCGCGCACGTGGCCTCACTTGCCCACCGAGTCGAAGATGAGCCGGTTCTGCTCGGCCTGCGCGCGTTGGCTCTGCGCCCGCGCCACGTCCAGCATGTGGCGCAGCAGGTGGAAGGTCAGGTCAATGGAGAGCGGCGGCTCCTCTCGCCTCGCCCGCGCCAGGCCGCCCACGGGCCGCAGGGCGCGCAGCAGCGGGGCCGGCTCGGGGCGCTGCGCGGGGCCCCGCAGGGACCCACTCGGGCGGGGCGCGGCCTCGGCGCTGCTGCAGGGCCCAGCGGGGCGCAGCGGGGAGAGCAGCAGCGACGCCAGCAGCGCGGTCAGCAGCGCCCGCCTCATCCCGGGCGCGGTCCGGGACCTGCGGAGAGACCGCGAAGGTGACGGGGAACAGGACCCGCCCCGGGCTGCCCCGGAGCCCCCGCCGAGAGCCATCCCCCGCCCCGGGCTGCGCCCCCCGCCCCAACGAgcgccctccccacaccccgcaCGGCCGAGTTCCCGCCCCGCCCCGGGCTGCCCCGCCGAGCGCCCGCCCCAACGAGCCCGCTCCCCACACCCCGCACGGCTGCGCtccccccgagcccctgcccccgccccaacgagcaccctccccacaccccgcACGGCTGCGCtccccccgagcccctgccccaaCGAgcgccctccccacaccccccacgGCTGCGCtccccccgagcccctgcccccgccccaacgagcaccctccccacaccccgcACGGCTGCGCtccccccgagcccctgcccccgccccaacgagcaccctccccacaccccgcACGGCTGCGCtccccccgagcccctgcccccgccccaacgAGCACCCTCCCCACATCCCGCACGGCTGCGCtccccccgagcccctgcccccgccccaacgagcgccctccccacaccccgcaCGGCTGCGCtccccccgagcccctgcccccgccccatcgagcgccctccccacaccccgcaCGGCTGCGCtcccccgagcccctgcccccgccccaacgagcgccctccccacacctcccacggCTGCGCTCCCCCCTCGAGCCCCCGCCCCAAcgagccccctcccccgggctgCCCCAACGtcgccccccaccccgcctcggGTTGCGCGCTCCGGCGCAGGGTCCCGCGGCCAGCCCGGTCCTGGGGAATCGGGCGGGACGCGCGGCCCCTCTAGCGGCCTCACCGAGTGGTGCCGTGCGGGGTGAGTCGGGTCCGGTCCGGTCCGTCCCGAGCGCTGAGCCGGCGGCTCGCGGGATGTTTATATAG
Encoded proteins:
- the LOC115647656 gene encoding urocortin-like, with protein sequence MELPALYKHPASRRLSARDGPDRTRLTPHGTTRSRTAPGMRRALLTALLASLLLSPLRPAGPCSSAEAAPRPSGSLRGPAQRPEPAPLLRALRPVGGLARARREEPPLSIDLTFHLLRHMLDVARAQSQRAQAEQNRLIFDSVGK